In one Cellulomonas sp. JZ18 genomic region, the following are encoded:
- the tal gene encoding transaldolase — protein MASTTLHQLREAGVAVWLDDLSRELIRSGDLARLLERGVVGVTTNPTIFASALAKGDAYDEQLRELAAAGASVEEAVARITTDDVREACDVLRPVYDATHGVDGRVSLEVDPRLARDTEGTIASARTLWSTVDRPNLFIKIPATVEGLPAIAAAIAEGISVNVTLIFSLERYRAVLDAFAEGLERARAAGIDLDPIGSVASFFVSRVDAAIDPRLDAIGTAEADELRGKAALANARVAYGAYQEFVASERWQALAAAGARPQRPLWASTGVKDPRYPDTLYVEDLVVAGTVNTMPGKTLEAVADHGVLRGDTVTGLQDASTALLDRLGELGIRIDEVTEQLEVEGLEKFEASWGELLETVENGLRDAAPAAGSEQ, from the coding sequence ATGGCCAGCACCACCCTCCACCAGCTGCGCGAGGCCGGCGTCGCCGTCTGGCTCGACGACCTGTCGCGCGAGCTCATCCGCTCGGGCGACCTGGCCCGGCTGCTCGAGCGCGGCGTCGTCGGTGTGACCACCAACCCGACGATCTTCGCCTCGGCCCTCGCCAAGGGCGACGCCTACGACGAGCAGCTGCGCGAGCTCGCCGCCGCCGGCGCGTCCGTCGAGGAGGCGGTCGCGCGCATCACCACCGACGACGTGCGCGAGGCGTGCGACGTCCTGCGACCGGTGTACGACGCCACGCACGGTGTCGACGGACGCGTCTCGCTCGAGGTCGACCCGCGCCTCGCGCGGGACACCGAGGGCACGATCGCCTCCGCGCGCACCCTCTGGTCGACCGTCGACCGGCCGAACCTGTTCATCAAGATCCCCGCGACGGTCGAGGGGCTGCCCGCGATCGCCGCCGCGATCGCCGAGGGCATCAGCGTCAACGTGACCCTGATCTTCTCGCTCGAGCGGTACCGCGCGGTCCTCGACGCGTTCGCCGAGGGCCTCGAGCGCGCGCGCGCCGCGGGCATCGACCTCGACCCCATCGGGTCCGTGGCCTCGTTCTTCGTCTCGCGCGTCGACGCCGCGATCGACCCCCGCCTCGACGCGATCGGCACGGCCGAGGCCGACGAGCTGCGCGGCAAGGCGGCCCTGGCGAACGCGCGCGTCGCGTACGGCGCGTACCAGGAGTTCGTGGCGAGCGAGCGCTGGCAGGCCCTCGCCGCGGCGGGCGCCCGGCCGCAGCGGCCCCTGTGGGCGTCGACGGGCGTCAAGGACCCGCGCTACCCCGACACGCTCTACGTCGAGGACCTCGTCGTCGCCGGGACCGTCAACACGATGCCCGGGAAGACCCTCGAGGCCGTGGCCGACCACGGCGTGCTGCGCGGCGACACGGTCACCGGGCTGCAGGACGCCTCGACCGCGCTCCTCGACCGGCTCGGTGAGCTCGGCATCCGCATCGACGAGGTGACCGAGCAGCTCGAGGTCGAGGGCCTGGAGAAGTTCGAGGCGTCGTGGGGCGAGCTGCTCGAGACGGTCGAGAACGGGCTGCGCGACGCCGCGCCCGCCGCGGGAAGCGAGCAGTGA
- the tkt gene encoding transketolase, with translation MNAKAPLASAVGWSDLDLRAVDTVRVLAADAVEKVGNGHPGTAISLAPVAYLLYQNVLQHDPTDPDWLGRDRFVLSAGHSSLTQYIQLYLGGFGLEVEDLAALRTWGSKTPGHPEFRHTKGVEITTGPLGQGLASAVGFAMAARRERGLLDPEAAPGTSPFDHFVYVIASDGDLQEGVTSEASSIAGTQELGNLVVLWDDNHISIEGDTQIAFTEDVVARYEAYGWHVQSVDWTAGGEYREDVDALHAAIEAAKAVTDKPSFIRVRTLIAWPTPGKTDDHSSHGSKLGGDAVRGLKELLGFDPEKSFDVDPEVLAHTRSLADRAAKARAAWQEKFDAWAEANPERKALLDRLRADELPEGWADALPTFEAGKAVATRQASGQVLSALAPVLPELWGGSADLAGSNNTTMKGEPSFIPAKRSTHEFAGDQYGRTLHFGIREHAMGSILSGIRLHGLTRPYGGTFFTFSDYMRGAVRLAALMGVNVTYVWTHDSIGLGEDGPTHQPVEHLTAVRAIPGLAVVRPADANETAQAWKAVLERTDGPAALVLTRQNVPTFPRGEEGFASAEGVARGAYVLLDASNGEPEVVLIATGSEVQLAVEARTALEESGVPTRVVSAPCLEWFAEQDEAYRESVLPSAVRARVSVEAGIALSWHKIVGDAGRSVSLEHYGASADFQTLYREFGLTAEAVVEAARESLAAARGDAAPAASGAAPNQSGTGDLPA, from the coding sequence GTGAACGCGAAGGCTCCTCTGGCCTCGGCCGTGGGCTGGTCGGATCTGGACCTGCGTGCGGTGGACACCGTGCGCGTCCTCGCCGCGGACGCGGTGGAGAAGGTGGGCAACGGCCACCCGGGCACGGCGATCAGCCTCGCCCCGGTCGCCTACCTGCTCTACCAGAACGTCCTGCAGCACGACCCGACCGACCCCGACTGGCTCGGCCGCGACCGGTTCGTCCTGTCCGCGGGCCACTCCAGCCTGACGCAGTACATCCAGCTCTACCTCGGCGGGTTCGGCCTCGAGGTCGAGGACCTGGCAGCGCTGCGCACGTGGGGCTCCAAGACCCCGGGCCACCCGGAGTTCCGGCACACCAAGGGCGTCGAGATCACGACCGGCCCGCTCGGCCAGGGCCTCGCGTCCGCGGTCGGCTTCGCGATGGCGGCGCGTCGTGAGCGCGGCCTGCTGGACCCCGAGGCGGCGCCCGGCACGAGCCCGTTCGACCACTTCGTCTACGTCATCGCCTCGGACGGCGACCTCCAGGAGGGCGTGACGAGCGAGGCGAGCTCGATCGCGGGCACCCAGGAGCTCGGCAACCTCGTCGTCCTGTGGGACGACAACCACATCTCGATCGAGGGCGACACCCAGATCGCCTTCACCGAGGACGTCGTCGCGCGCTACGAGGCGTACGGCTGGCACGTGCAGTCGGTCGACTGGACCGCGGGCGGCGAGTACCGCGAGGACGTCGACGCGCTCCACGCGGCGATCGAGGCCGCCAAGGCCGTCACCGACAAGCCGTCGTTCATCCGGGTGCGCACGCTCATCGCGTGGCCGACGCCGGGCAAGACGGACGACCACTCCTCGCACGGCTCGAAGCTCGGCGGCGACGCCGTGCGCGGCCTCAAGGAGCTGCTGGGCTTCGACCCGGAGAAGTCGTTCGACGTCGACCCCGAGGTCCTCGCCCACACCCGCTCCCTCGCCGACCGTGCCGCCAAGGCGCGCGCCGCCTGGCAGGAGAAGTTCGACGCCTGGGCCGAGGCGAACCCCGAGCGCAAGGCCCTGCTCGACCGCCTCCGCGCCGACGAGCTCCCCGAGGGCTGGGCGGACGCCCTGCCGACGTTCGAGGCCGGCAAGGCCGTGGCCACGCGCCAGGCGTCGGGCCAGGTGCTGTCCGCGCTCGCGCCCGTGCTGCCCGAGCTGTGGGGCGGCTCCGCCGACCTCGCCGGGTCGAACAACACGACGATGAAGGGCGAGCCGTCCTTCATCCCCGCCAAGCGCTCGACGCACGAGTTCGCCGGCGACCAGTACGGCCGCACGCTGCACTTCGGCATCCGCGAGCACGCGATGGGCTCGATCCTGTCGGGCATCCGCCTGCACGGGCTCACGCGCCCCTACGGCGGCACGTTCTTCACGTTCTCCGACTACATGCGCGGCGCCGTGCGCCTCGCGGCCCTCATGGGCGTCAACGTCACCTACGTGTGGACGCACGACTCCATCGGCCTCGGCGAGGACGGCCCGACGCACCAGCCGGTCGAGCACCTCACCGCCGTGCGCGCCATCCCCGGCCTCGCCGTCGTCCGCCCGGCGGACGCGAACGAGACCGCGCAGGCGTGGAAGGCGGTCCTCGAGCGCACGGACGGCCCCGCCGCCCTCGTGCTCACGCGCCAGAACGTCCCGACGTTCCCGCGCGGCGAGGAGGGCTTCGCGTCGGCCGAGGGCGTCGCCCGCGGTGCGTACGTGCTGCTCGACGCGTCAAACGGCGAGCCGGAGGTCGTCCTGATCGCCACCGGCTCCGAGGTCCAGCTCGCCGTCGAGGCGCGCACGGCGCTCGAGGAGTCGGGCGTCCCGACGCGGGTCGTCTCGGCGCCCTGCCTCGAGTGGTTCGCCGAGCAGGACGAGGCGTACCGCGAGTCGGTGCTCCCGTCGGCCGTCCGCGCCCGCGTGTCCGTCGAGGCGGGCATCGCGCTGTCGTGGCACAAGATCGTCGGTGACGCCGGCCGCAGCGTGTCGCTCGAGCACTACGGGGCGTCGGCCGACTTCCAGACGCTCTACCGCGAGTTCGGGCTCACGGCCGAGGCGGTCGTCGAGGCAGCCCGCGAGTCGCTCGCCGCCGCCCGGGGCGACGCGGCGCCCGCCGCGTCCGGCGCCGCTCCGAACCAGTCCGGCACGGGCGACCTGCCCGCCTGA
- a CDS encoding heme o synthase, producing MRLTSPSLDASPAVAPAAHEEVAASTAVDEVRTVGGPPPRGVLARLRWTVGPYVALTKPRVIELLLVTTIPTMFLAAGGFPPLGLVVATLVGGAGAAGAANTLNQYLDRDIDAVMNRTRRRPIVTGRVTPRAALVFGSVLGVVSLAWLWIAVNPASALFTGAAIAIYVVGYTIILKRRTPQNIVWGGAAGCMPVVIGWSAVTGGVSWSALLLFGVVFFWTPPHYWPLSMKFRRDYAAAGVPMLPVVAKDTRVAWEMIAYTLAMIACSLLLVPVAGMTWVYAVVAAALGVWFLWSCVTLLRRAQDPQRGPLKAMSVFHGSITYLTLLSVAIAVDVFLPL from the coding sequence GTGCGCCTCACCAGCCCGTCCCTCGACGCGAGCCCCGCCGTCGCCCCCGCGGCGCACGAGGAGGTCGCTGCGTCGACGGCGGTGGACGAGGTGCGGACCGTCGGCGGCCCGCCCCCGCGCGGGGTGCTCGCGCGGCTGCGCTGGACGGTCGGCCCCTACGTCGCGCTGACGAAGCCCCGGGTCATCGAGCTCCTGCTCGTCACGACCATCCCGACGATGTTCCTCGCGGCCGGCGGGTTCCCCCCGCTCGGCCTCGTCGTGGCGACGCTCGTCGGCGGTGCCGGGGCCGCGGGCGCGGCCAACACGCTCAACCAGTACCTCGACCGCGACATCGACGCGGTGATGAACCGCACGCGACGGCGGCCGATCGTCACCGGCCGGGTCACGCCGCGCGCCGCGCTCGTTTTCGGGTCGGTGCTGGGCGTCGTGTCGCTCGCCTGGCTCTGGATCGCGGTGAACCCCGCGTCGGCGCTCTTCACGGGCGCGGCGATCGCCATCTACGTGGTCGGCTACACGATCATCCTCAAGCGCCGCACGCCGCAGAACATCGTGTGGGGCGGGGCCGCCGGCTGCATGCCGGTGGTGATCGGCTGGTCCGCGGTGACGGGCGGCGTGTCCTGGTCGGCGCTGCTGCTGTTCGGCGTCGTCTTCTTCTGGACCCCGCCGCACTACTGGCCGCTGTCGATGAAGTTCCGCCGCGACTACGCCGCCGCGGGCGTGCCGATGCTGCCGGTCGTCGCGAAGGACACGCGGGTGGCGTGGGAGATGATCGCGTACACGCTCGCGATGATCGCCTGCTCGCTGCTGCTCGTGCCCGTCGCCGGCATGACGTGGGTCTACGCGGTCGTGGCCGCCGCCCTGGGCGTGTGGTTCCTCTGGTCGTGCGTGACGCTGCTGCGCCGCGCCCAGGACCCCCAGCGCGGTCCGCTCAAGGCCATGTCGGTGTTCCACGGCTCGATCACGTACCTGACGCTGCTGTCGGTCGCGATCGCGGTGGACGTGTTCCTCCCGCTCTGA
- a CDS encoding site-specific tyrosine recombinase XerD, giving the protein MPGADALTTALEGYLAHLTVERGLAPHTLAAYRRDLTRYVEHLRATGRTAPGEITERDVEDYVLVLRTGSDGRAALSPASAARSVVALRGWHRFLALDGLAATDAAAQVRPPAQPKRLPKAISVEAVERLIDAAGLGDGPVPLRDRALLELVYSTGARISEAVGLDVDDLDLTPGRAAVRLLGKGSKERVVPVGSYAAEAVDAYLVRARPALAAGGRGTSAVFLNTRGARLSRQSAWAVLRTAAERAGLDGAEHVSPHTLRHSFATHLLAGGADVRVVQELLGHASVTTTQVYTMVTPDTLREVYAASHPRAR; this is encoded by the coding sequence GTGCCCGGCGCCGACGCCCTCACCACGGCCCTCGAGGGCTACCTCGCGCACCTGACGGTGGAGCGCGGGCTCGCGCCCCACACGCTCGCGGCGTACCGCCGCGACCTGACCCGGTACGTCGAGCACCTGCGCGCGACGGGCCGCACCGCCCCCGGGGAGATCACCGAGCGCGACGTGGAGGACTACGTCCTCGTCCTGCGCACCGGCTCGGACGGCCGGGCCGCGCTGTCGCCCGCCTCGGCCGCCCGCAGCGTCGTCGCGCTGCGCGGCTGGCACCGCTTCCTCGCGCTCGACGGCCTCGCCGCGACCGACGCCGCGGCGCAGGTGCGTCCGCCGGCGCAGCCCAAGCGCCTGCCCAAGGCGATCTCCGTCGAGGCCGTCGAGCGCCTCATCGACGCCGCCGGTCTCGGGGACGGCCCCGTCCCGCTGCGGGACCGCGCCCTGCTCGAGCTCGTCTACTCCACCGGGGCGCGCATCTCCGAGGCGGTCGGGCTCGACGTCGACGACCTCGACCTGACCCCCGGGCGCGCCGCCGTCCGCCTGCTCGGCAAGGGCAGCAAGGAGCGCGTCGTCCCGGTCGGCTCATACGCGGCCGAGGCGGTCGACGCCTACCTCGTGCGCGCCCGGCCGGCGCTGGCCGCGGGCGGACGCGGGACGTCCGCCGTCTTCCTCAACACGCGGGGCGCGCGGCTGAGCCGGCAGTCCGCGTGGGCGGTGCTGCGCACGGCGGCGGAGCGCGCCGGGCTGGACGGGGCCGAGCACGTCTCCCCGCACACGCTGCGGCACTCGTTCGCGACGCACCTGCTCGCCGGCGGGGCCGACGTGCGCGTCGTGCAGGAGCTGCTCGGGCACGCCTCGGTGACGACGACGCAGGTGTACACGATGGTCACGCCGGACACGCTGCGGGAGGTCTACGCCGCGAGCCACCCGCGTGCGCGGTGA
- a CDS encoding ParA family protein, producing the protein MSQETTEQQLDAVGRPLPDFPVPAPLASHGPARVIAMCNQKGGVGKTTTTINLAAALAEYGRRVLIVDFDPQGAASVGLGVSPHELDRTVYNLLMERDARIEEVLRPTAVAGLDLLPANIDLSAAEVQLVGEVARESVLSRALRPVLDDYDVVLVDCQPSLGLLTVNALTAAHGVLIPLECEFFALRGVALLIETIEKVRDRLNPRLEVDGILATMYDSRTLHAREVVARVHEAFGDTLLHTVIGRTVKFPDATVAAEPITVYAPTHAGAAAYRQLARELVARGDAA; encoded by the coding sequence ATGAGCCAGGAGACGACCGAGCAGCAGCTCGACGCGGTGGGGCGTCCGCTGCCCGACTTCCCCGTCCCGGCGCCGCTCGCGTCGCACGGCCCGGCGCGCGTCATCGCGATGTGCAACCAGAAGGGCGGGGTCGGCAAGACGACGACCACGATCAACCTCGCCGCCGCCCTGGCGGAGTACGGCCGCCGGGTGCTCATCGTCGACTTCGACCCGCAGGGTGCCGCCTCCGTCGGCCTGGGCGTGAGCCCGCACGAGCTCGACCGCACGGTCTACAACCTGCTCATGGAGCGCGACGCGCGCATCGAGGAGGTGCTGCGGCCCACGGCCGTCGCCGGGCTGGACCTGCTGCCCGCGAACATCGACCTGTCGGCCGCGGAGGTGCAGCTCGTCGGCGAGGTCGCCCGCGAGTCGGTGCTCTCCCGCGCGCTGCGGCCGGTCCTCGACGACTACGACGTCGTGCTGGTCGACTGCCAGCCGTCGCTGGGCCTGCTCACCGTCAACGCCCTGACCGCCGCCCACGGCGTCCTCATCCCGCTCGAGTGCGAGTTCTTCGCGCTGCGCGGCGTCGCGCTGCTCATCGAGACGATCGAGAAGGTGCGCGACCGCCTCAACCCCCGCCTCGAGGTCGACGGCATCCTGGCGACCATGTACGACTCGCGGACGCTGCACGCCCGCGAGGTCGTCGCGCGCGTGCACGAGGCGTTCGGGGACACGCTCCTGCACACCGTGATCGGGCGGACCGTGAAGTTCCCCGACGCGACCGTCGCGGCCGAGCCGATCACCGTCTACGCGCCGACGCACGCCGGCGCGGCGGCGTACCGCCAGCTGGCGCGCGAGCTCGTGGCGCGTGGCGACGCCGCCTGA
- a CDS encoding ScpA family protein, which yields MATPPDGAAVTVEGAPAAPPSGAGADAAASTPAGTHGFEVHLDVFSGPFDLLLGLIAKHKLDITEIALAKVTDEFIAHIRAAERAAAEGGRDWDLSQASEFLLVAATLLDLKAARLLPSAQVEDAEDLELLEARDLLFARLLQYRAYKVVAGDLGARLEAESRRFGRSVQLEPHLAALLPELVWQMGPERLAALAARALAPKPPPPGVDISHLHAPPVSVREQAAVLVERLRHQGAATFRALTGDADEPVVVVVRFLALLELFREGAVAFDQVTPLGELTVRWTGSADGDVTVSDDFDRAAGEVTEDVPGAQPVTDADVVAIGGEPQAAGEGGR from the coding sequence GTGGCGACGCCGCCTGACGGCGCGGCCGTCACGGTCGAGGGCGCACCGGCCGCGCCGCCGAGCGGGGCCGGCGCGGACGCCGCGGCGTCGACGCCCGCGGGCACGCACGGCTTCGAGGTGCACCTCGACGTCTTCAGCGGCCCGTTCGACCTGCTGCTCGGCCTCATCGCCAAGCACAAGCTCGACATCACCGAGATCGCGCTGGCGAAGGTGACGGACGAGTTCATCGCGCACATCCGCGCCGCCGAGCGCGCCGCCGCCGAGGGCGGGCGCGACTGGGACCTGTCGCAGGCGAGCGAGTTCCTCCTCGTCGCCGCCACGCTGCTCGACCTGAAGGCGGCGCGCCTGCTGCCGTCCGCCCAGGTCGAGGACGCGGAGGACCTGGAGCTGCTGGAGGCCCGCGACCTGCTGTTCGCGCGCCTGCTGCAGTACCGCGCGTACAAGGTCGTGGCCGGCGACCTGGGGGCGCGGCTCGAGGCGGAGTCGCGCCGGTTCGGCCGGTCCGTGCAGCTCGAGCCGCACCTCGCCGCCCTGCTGCCCGAGCTGGTCTGGCAGATGGGGCCCGAGCGGCTCGCGGCGCTGGCCGCGCGGGCGCTCGCGCCGAAGCCGCCTCCACCCGGCGTCGACATCAGCCACCTGCACGCGCCGCCGGTGAGCGTGCGCGAGCAGGCCGCGGTGCTCGTGGAGCGGCTGCGCCACCAGGGTGCGGCGACCTTCCGCGCGCTCACGGGCGACGCGGACGAGCCCGTGGTCGTCGTGGTCCGCTTCCTGGCGCTGCTCGAGCTGTTCCGCGAGGGCGCGGTCGCGTTCGACCAGGTGACGCCGCTCGGTGAGCTGACCGTGCGGTGGACGGGCAGCGCCGACGGGGACGTCACGGTCTCCGACGACTTCGACCGCGCGGCCGGTGAGGTGACGGAGGACGTGCCGGGCGCGCAGCCCGTGACGGACGCGGACGTGGTGGCGATCGGCGGGGAGCCGCAGGCCGCCGGGGAGGGTGGGCGATGA
- the scpB gene encoding SMC-Scp complex subunit ScpB gives MSEQDAAGVPQTGAVAADEAGDVGAPDELAFDVDALPGGALGALEAVLMVADEPIPAVRLATALALPTERVEALLEELAAEYRGEHGGRPRGFELRRAGAGWRMYSAPAYGDVVGRFVVDGQTSRLTQAALETLAVVAYRQPVTRGQVSAVRGVNVDGVMRTLTARGLVAEVGTEPTSGAVLYGTTGYFLERMGLSSLDELPPLAPYLPDLEAVEGVDTTDGREVGP, from the coding sequence ATGAGCGAGCAGGACGCGGCCGGCGTGCCGCAGACCGGAGCCGTGGCGGCCGACGAAGCCGGCGACGTCGGCGCGCCCGACGAGCTCGCGTTCGACGTCGACGCGCTGCCGGGCGGTGCGCTCGGGGCGCTGGAGGCGGTGCTCATGGTGGCCGACGAGCCGATCCCGGCCGTGCGGCTGGCGACCGCCCTCGCACTGCCGACCGAGCGGGTCGAGGCGCTGCTGGAGGAGCTCGCGGCCGAGTACCGGGGCGAGCACGGCGGCCGGCCGCGCGGCTTCGAGCTGCGCCGCGCCGGTGCGGGGTGGCGCATGTACTCGGCACCGGCGTACGGCGACGTCGTGGGCCGCTTCGTGGTCGACGGGCAGACGTCGCGGCTGACGCAGGCGGCGCTGGAGACGCTCGCGGTCGTCGCGTACCGCCAGCCCGTGACGCGCGGGCAGGTCTCGGCGGTGCGGGGCGTCAACGTCGACGGCGTCATGCGCACCCTGACGGCCCGCGGACTGGTCGCCGAGGTCGGCACCGAGCCGACCAGCGGTGCGGTGCTCTACGGGACCACGGGATACTTCCTGGAGCGGATGGGCCTGTCGAGCCTCGACGAGCTGCCCCCGCTGGCGCCCTACCTGCCCGATCTGGAGGCGGTCGAGGGCGTGGACACGACGGACGGACGAGAGGTCGGACCATGA
- a CDS encoding pseudouridine synthase, which translates to MHDPEGVRLQKVLAQAGLGSRRACEELIAQGRVTVDDQVVTELGVRVDPRTAVIHVDGMRVQLDTSMVTLALNKPKGVVSTMHDPEGRPTVAQFIQNREERLFHVGRLDADSEGLLLLTNDGELANRLSHPSHGVAKTYLVEVEGRVPASLEKRLRAGVELEDGTVSVDGFKIVQTTPQASLVEVVLHEGRNRVVRRLFDEVGHPVTRLVRTRIGPIRLGDLRPGRTRVLSRTEVGSLMTSVGM; encoded by the coding sequence GTGCACGACCCCGAGGGCGTGCGCCTGCAGAAGGTGCTCGCGCAGGCCGGGCTCGGCTCGCGCCGCGCGTGCGAGGAGCTCATCGCCCAGGGCCGCGTGACCGTGGACGACCAGGTCGTGACCGAGCTCGGTGTCCGCGTCGACCCGCGCACCGCGGTCATCCACGTCGACGGCATGCGCGTGCAGCTCGACACGTCGATGGTGACCCTCGCGCTGAACAAGCCGAAGGGCGTCGTGTCGACGATGCACGACCCGGAGGGACGGCCGACGGTCGCGCAGTTCATCCAGAACCGCGAGGAGAGGTTGTTCCACGTCGGTCGTCTCGACGCGGACAGCGAGGGCCTGCTGCTGCTGACGAACGACGGCGAGCTGGCGAACCGGCTGTCGCACCCGTCGCACGGGGTGGCGAAGACGTACCTCGTCGAGGTCGAGGGTCGCGTACCGGCCTCGCTCGAGAAGCGGCTGCGGGCCGGCGTCGAGCTCGAGGACGGCACCGTGTCGGTCGACGGCTTCAAGATCGTGCAGACCACGCCCCAGGCGAGCCTCGTGGAGGTCGTCCTGCACGAGGGGCGCAACCGGGTCGTGCGGCGCCTGTTCGACGAGGTCGGGCACCCCGTCACGCGCCTCGTGCGCACGCGCATCGGCCCGATCCGGCTCGGCGACCTGCGCCCGGGCCGCACGCGCGTCCTCTCGCGGACGGAGGTCGGCTCCCTCATGACGTCGGTGGGGATGTGA
- a CDS encoding prephenate dehydrogenase, with protein sequence MSVATTGPVRVVGTGLLGTSVGLGLARHGVPVQLQDPSRTALALARDVGAGQPASADDAEPVLVVVAAPPDVTADAVRDALAAHPRAVVTDVASVKGYVLSELRASDVDLTRYVGSHPMAGRERSGPSAAVPDLFLGRPWVIADSGSSSPEALLTVRHLAVDLGAVPVAMDAHEHDAAVAAVSHVPQIASSLVAARLRGLDDAALGLAGQGLRDVTRLAASDPALWTSILAANADAVRAVLAGLRDDLDVLLDALDLAARADGPESVELGALAAIARTIADGNAGVARVPGKHGGATKQYAEVTVLVPDQPGELARLMGDVGAAGVNIEDLRLEHAAGRPVGMTAISVLPARAEHLEAELTARGWRLVR encoded by the coding sequence GTGAGCGTCGCGACGACGGGTCCGGTCCGGGTCGTCGGCACGGGGCTGCTCGGCACGTCCGTCGGCCTGGGCCTGGCCCGGCACGGCGTGCCCGTGCAGCTGCAGGACCCCTCGCGCACGGCGCTCGCGCTCGCGCGCGACGTCGGCGCCGGGCAGCCCGCGTCCGCGGACGACGCCGAGCCCGTCCTCGTCGTGGTCGCCGCACCGCCGGACGTGACGGCCGACGCCGTGCGGGACGCGCTCGCCGCGCACCCGCGGGCCGTCGTCACGGACGTCGCGAGCGTCAAGGGGTACGTGCTGTCCGAGCTGCGGGCGTCGGACGTCGACCTGACGCGCTACGTCGGCTCGCACCCGATGGCCGGGCGGGAGCGCTCGGGCCCGTCGGCGGCCGTGCCCGACCTGTTCCTGGGCCGGCCGTGGGTGATCGCGGACTCGGGGTCGTCGTCGCCCGAGGCGCTGCTGACCGTGCGGCACCTCGCCGTCGACCTCGGTGCCGTGCCCGTCGCGATGGACGCGCACGAGCACGACGCGGCCGTCGCCGCCGTCTCGCACGTGCCGCAGATCGCCTCGAGCCTCGTCGCGGCCCGGCTGCGCGGGCTGGACGACGCCGCGCTCGGCCTCGCGGGGCAGGGGCTGCGGGACGTCACGCGGCTGGCGGCGTCCGACCCCGCCCTGTGGACGTCGATCCTCGCGGCCAACGCGGACGCGGTGCGCGCCGTGCTGGCCGGGCTGCGCGACGACCTCGACGTGCTGCTGGACGCGCTCGACCTGGCCGCCCGCGCCGACGGGCCGGAGTCCGTCGAGCTGGGCGCGCTCGCGGCGATCGCCCGGACCATCGCCGACGGCAACGCCGGCGTGGCGCGCGTGCCCGGCAAGCACGGCGGGGCCACCAAGCAGTACGCCGAGGTCACGGTGCTCGTGCCGGACCAGCCGGGCGAGCTGGCGCGGCTCATGGGCGACGTCGGCGCGGCGGGCGTGAACATCGAGGACCTGCGCCTCGAGCACGCCGCCGGGCGCCCGGTGGGGATGACGGCGATCTCGGTGCTGCCCGCGCGCGCCGAGCACCTGGAGGCCGAGCTGACGGCTCGGGGATGGAGGCTGGTGAGGTGA
- the cmk gene encoding (d)CMP kinase produces MEAGEVSTVVAVDGPSGSGKSSVSKEVARRLGLAYLDTGAMYRAATWWCLDRDVPLTDVAAVADAVRGLPLDMGVDPDDPTVRVGGADVTAAIRETRISAAVSAVATNLDARAELGRRQRAVIDDERAGGWSQGRGVVAEGRDITTVIAPDADVRVLLTASEEARLARRARELHGTDDADAVAATRDQVVRRDADDSTVVQFRVAADGVVTVDSSHLDLPGTVQAVLDVVERTLAGRP; encoded by the coding sequence ATGGAGGCTGGTGAGGTGAGCACCGTCGTGGCGGTGGACGGCCCGTCGGGGTCGGGCAAGTCGAGCGTGTCCAAGGAGGTGGCGCGCCGGCTCGGGCTGGCGTACCTCGACACGGGCGCGATGTACCGGGCGGCCACGTGGTGGTGCCTGGACCGCGACGTGCCGCTGACGGACGTCGCGGCCGTCGCCGACGCCGTGCGCGGCCTGCCGCTCGACATGGGCGTGGACCCCGACGACCCGACCGTGCGCGTCGGGGGCGCCGACGTCACCGCGGCGATCCGCGAGACGCGCATCTCCGCCGCCGTGAGTGCGGTCGCGACGAACCTCGACGCGCGCGCCGAGCTCGGCCGGCGGCAGCGCGCGGTCATCGACGACGAGCGCGCGGGCGGCTGGTCGCAGGGGCGGGGCGTCGTCGCGGAGGGCCGCGACATCACCACCGTGATCGCACCGGACGCCGACGTGCGCGTGCTGCTCACCGCGAGCGAGGAGGCGCGCCTGGCGCGGCGCGCGCGCGAGCTGCACGGCACCGACGACGCCGACGCCGTCGCCGCGACGCGCGACCAGGTCGTGCGCCGCGACGCCGACGACTCGACCGTGGTGCAGTTCCGGGTCGCCGCGGACGGCGTGGTGACGGTCGACTCCTCGCACCTGGACCTGCCCGGCACCGTGCAGGCCGTGCTCGACGTCGTCGAGCGGACCCTCGCCGGTCGACCGTGA